The genomic window AAAAAATAAGTGCCCAGAACATCGGACTTATAATTGTGGATTCAGCAACTGCTTATTACCGGTTTGGCCTTGAAGACGAAGAGAAAAGTATCCGCACTCGCAGGGAACTTGCCAACCAGATAGGCTATCTCCACGGCCTGGCCCGCAAGAGAGGAATTGTAGTTGTTATCACAAACCAGGTCTATTCAGACATAGGAACGGGCAAACTGAAACCTGTGGGTGGCAGTACGGTCGAGCACATGTCAAAAACCATAATTCAGCTTGAGCGTACAGGTGAAAATAAAAGAAAAGCCAACCTGCTCAAACATCGCTCCCGTCCGGAAGGATTGAGCAGGGAATTCATAATTACCGAAGAAGGGCTGAAGTAAATAAGAACATTCACTCCAGATACGGAGACTGGGCAAGCACCGACATCCCATTATCCGAAATATTGAGCACACGCACCTCATTGATTGTGCTCGAGCCCCTCAGTTTCATAACAAAGATGGTACGCTGGAGATTATTACCTACCCTGACACGTTCCAGTTTGATAACTGAATCCGCACCATATTCCACCATCTCATCAAGACCAAACATCTTGCCAACTGAAATCACAGAAGTTACATCGCGGCTGCGCAGGACACCAAACACATCATCTATCAGGGTTCTCAGTTTGTAATTTGAATCTATAGCAAGGAAAAGGGCTTCAATTGAATCAATGAATACCCTCTGAGGCTGCACATCATCTATTTTGCTTTCAATTAGCTTTTTGAAACTCTTGATAAGCTCTGAGGGTGCGATCTCCACACTTTTCTGGAGACGAAGCCCCGGATCGGTTATATCGACAAAAGAAAGTAAACCATCATCCTCAAGTTTCTTGAAATCCCAGTCAAAGGATGCTTTCATTTCCCGAACAATGGATTTGGATTCTTCCGATGTGATTATACACATCACCTTTTCCCCGTTCTTTGCCCCTTCATAAATGAACTGGGATCCAAAAATTGTTTTACCGGTACCTGATTTCCCGGAAACAACGTTTGCAGTACCTTTAAAGTACCCGCCCTTGAGCATCTCATCCAGTCCCTTAATACCAGTACTAACCCTTTCAGGAATTGTCGTCTCCTCCATTTGAAACACCTTATAAATATCTCACAATGTAATTAGAACATAATAGCAAAAATATCCACCTGTGATAAACAGCGATGGAATTTATTTACGTATAAAAAAAGGGATTCCTGATATAAAAATTCATGTATCTTCCCGGGAGTTAACAAAAACCGCTTTCATCAGACGTATCCGGTTCTTCGACAACTTCAAGCAGCACCTCACTGAAAAGCAATTTTTCCAGTGTGCGCGTAACATAACTACGTTGCTGATGTTTACTTATGTCCTCCCCAAGACGCAAGTCAGAATCAACCTGTACCCTCCACAGTGCCAAACGGAAATTTTCAGGGTCCTTTATGTCCATAGTATAGAATTTCTCAAGGAAAAAAGGAAGAATAAAAGGATTATCCACAACTTCACACAATAAGAGATATTCTTCAGCGAAAGAATTTGTAATCTTCAGGTCCTGTCTACCCACAATAAGCCTTAATGTATCCAGAGAATAATCCTTGCCCTTAATATTGACACAATTTGTCATAGAAGAACCCCGAATTATTTATTCTGTCTTTTTTCCAGAATATCAGTGCAGCGCTGCAGGTCCTCTGCAGTATTGACATTCAGGGCTACTTCCGGATCTTCCAGAAGATAATTATAATATTCCTGTTCCTCCCGGATTTTGCTTCCGTCAAGGATATTTATTCCAGTGGGGACTATGAGGTTTCCACTCCAGTTGAAAACGGTATCCGGACGCAAACCCACTTTTTTACACAGGGAAAGGGGTATAAATACCGACATTGAAGGTTTTCCACACCTGTAGTATTCCTCCACAATGGAATCGAGAAGACCGGCTGTTATCAGGGGGAGATCGGACATAATTACCATCAGGGGCTCTGCAACTTTAGCCTGCTCCACAGCATAAACCATGTCACCAACATAATTATCACCGGCAGTATCAATGGTTTTAACATTGCCCCCATAACAATTCTGTACAACTTTTTCGGTATGAGGGGTAAAAGGGGACACTGTCACATAAACATCACCAATACTCTCTGACTCCTCCAGGGCATCCACAACATAACATATCATGGGCTTACCCAGAAGATCTACACAGGGTTTCTCACCCATACCCAGGCGCAAACCCTGTCCACCAGCCATTATAAAAGCATCCATGAAAGCCCTCCGTATCCTGCATTGATGGCAAATAGCACCAGGGTAATGGCAATCAAAGAAGTAAGCCTGGCAATTTCATTGGCGGTACCTATACAATCCCCGTTGACACCACCAAAATGCCTGTTGGAAACATTGAGAACTCCGAAAGCCCCCAATATGGCTGCCACAAAACCTATCAGGCCAATTATACCCAACCCAAGAACAGATACAATACCACCCATTACCAGGCCAGCCAGATATTTACCGCCGTGCGTTGTGTCGATCACCATGGAACCCAGGCCTTCATGGATCGATTTGCCAAAAGCTGCTATTGTGAGCATACCCTGTTTGGCACCGACCTCTGCCACAAGCAGGGACAGGGGCAAAATTGTCCACTGTGGTAGCGATGAGATTGTTCCGGTCATGTATACCTGCTGCTGAAGAGAGGAAATACTGGCATAGAGCAAAATCAGGCCTATGACACAATATGCCACCCCTCCTATACCCAGAGACATATCCTTAAGGGCCTTGATCTTCTTTTCAAGAGAGCCGTGAGCCGTACAACCGTCACCAAAATCAGAAAGCCCGTCCAGGTGATTGAGACCTGTTAGATAGTAAATAAAAACAATAACCAGGGCTGCGGAAATATTTGCGGGGAACACATATTCCACAATTCCTGTAAATATGCCAATCAAAAGACCCAGTATAATACCCGTAAAGACAAACAGGTAACTTCTTTTTACCAGTTCATCAAGGCCTTCCATGGTAATTCCCACGGGAATTGTCGATAAGAAACCAAAACCCGTCCTGACTGCGAGTAGAAATCCGCTCATCCGGCTATCACACCACCGCCGGGTTTTTCATCATCTTCTTTTTTAGAGTTGTCAATCTCTGCCATTCCCCTGGTATACATATTGGCAGAAACTCCTCCGATAAGTCCACCGATGACATCATCCATGAAAGGACCGAGTTCTGCAAGTATACCCGGTTTTTGTTTGTCGAACCTGACAAACTCAAACATGCCCTTGTCACCACTGATATATTTGGAAATGCTCATCCCCAGTACCTCATCGGCTATCAGGAAGGTCAGGTCCCTTTCATAGGAATCACGACTTATGTTGGGCAGTGTCCCATTGCGACCCTCTCTTTCAAGCAGGATACCGGAATAGATCAGCATGCAAAGATTGGGATCGGAAAGCGCAAGACGAAGCTCCCTTATAAAAAGGGCTTCTGCCTTTTCGCGAGTCTCGATTCCCGGATGAGGTGTGTAAAGTCCCATTGAAGCCTCCACAAGTACCTCTTCAGTAATACCCTCTTCCTTCAGGATATCCATAATATCATAAGTATAACCGGTATCAGCTTCTTCGGGCTGTTCTCCTTTTGTATTCCTGGATTCTACATCAGATAGTTTCATAGTATCACTTTGATCAGATTATGTAAATTTCCATATAAAGTTTGACAAAACATAAATTACAAGCGAAAAACACGCTATAGATATAAGAGCTGCTCCTTCTACAAGCCGGTTTGCCCTTTTAATAGATTCCGCACCCGGGGATGCAAGTCCCTGCCCCAGTACATAGACTCCTGGTTTTTCCAGTTTGACACCTACAGCCCCGGCCACTGCTGCCATGGGATATCCTGAATTTGGAGAATCCGGCAACTTGCAATCATTAGTTGAGCAGGAGCATGCACCTGAAGGATCAAAAGACATCGTTTTTGGCAGAATGTTCAGGAAAAGTGCAGCTATCCAGATGAAAAACAGGGAGATCCGGGCAGGAATCCAATTAAGTACATCATCCAGTTTTGCCGAGAAGAACCCAACTTCCCTGTGTGCCTCGTCCCGGTAGCCAACCATGGAATCAAGGGTACTTACAGCTTTAAAGGCATAAGCTGCTATCAGACCGAAGGGGCCTGCTACCGAATAATAGAGCAGGGGAGAGAGAATAGAATCTACATAATTCTCGGACACGGTTTCTATGGCAGCAGAAGATACATGGGAGCCACTAAGTTTTGAGGTATCCCTGCTTACATACATAGAAAGTTGTCTCCTGGCCTCTTCCAGGGCGCCCACTTCCAGAGATGATGCAACTTCTTCTCCGGCAAATAATAATCTGCGGATAGCAAAAGTACTTTTGAGGAAATAGGCTTCAATAACTATACCCACAAGTTCGGGCACCAGGGATTGACTCGACACTAAAAGTACAATATAGGCAATAAGGGATGCAAAAAAAATGCATGAAAGAGCCATGAAGACACCATAGGCTTTTCTTCCCGATGAAGGAATGTGCCTTTTGAAAATACCAATCAGTGTCCCGATCCAAACAACCGGGTGCAGGCGAGCCGGTGGCTCCCCTACTGCAAGATCAATTAACACAGCGAATAAAAGCACATAAATCATATGCATATAACCGGTAAAAATAAAATCCATCATAATAGAGGCTCCATTACCTCATCCCAGGCCTTTTTGAGTTTGCCTTCAATTTCCCCTTCACCTTTGAGGACATCAAGGAGATTCTGGACATTTTGTTTTCGGTGAACCAGGCCACATTTTTCACAACTCCACACCTTGCCTCCGCTTGAGCGACATATCCATCTGCCTCCTGTGCGCTCATCCTTGCAGGGATAAAAGGGGCAGAAGCAGAAAGTGCAATCCTGACCTTTGAAATGGCAGGGATAATAGGGACAAGCCCTGTTCGCACCAAGGGGCCTGACAGGTTCTTCATCCAGTATTTGGTTAAGATTCTCCATGGCACTATCCCGTGCACTGTCAACTACAACTGTCCCTATAGCTTCCACAAGCCTATCAGTATCCTCTTTCGGCCTCACCGAGACCCTGATAAAATTACGGTCCATGGAATAAAAGTCGGAACAATCCCTTACAAGAAGACCCTTTTCAGCGAGCCTGTGAGTCAATTCAACCGAATCCAGACTTGCAGCACTTATATCAACAAGGACAAAAGATGTGTTACTTTCATGCGTTTTGAACCTGCGCACCTTGCCCAGGCGTTCCATAAGGTAGCGGCGATTTTCCCGGACAAATTGCCTTGAAGCAGTTAGATAACCATTAGCAATATCAGAAGGCATATCTAACAAGGACATCGCGACTGCTTCATCCATTGGCCCTATATTACAGCAGTTGCGAACCCTGTTCAGAATCGTTGCAAAATCCACACCAGTAATACCGCAAGCAATTCCTGCTGCGGGAAGTGAAAAAGTGTCTTTCAGGAAACGTATCACTAAAAGATTGGTAACAGAAGGAACTTCATCCACCAAAGTAGCAGATACATCTGTTAAGTCTAACAGACTTTCATCGACCACCAGCAGAGTAGAATGGTCATTACAGCGTTGCATAAGGGAAATTAAATCCGTTTTTGAGTAAAGCTGGCCGGAAAGATTGTCCGGATTGGTGAGCAGGAATATTTTTGCCTTGCTAAGCAAAACTGAAGATATATTTTTTAAATCTTCTTCAAAAACATAGTTCACTTCCCCACCACTGATTATACAATGTTTTTCATTGGCCGGATTCTGAGACCTGTTCAGAAGAACGGTATCCCCTGTTTCAATTACCGAGGAAAATACCATACGTATTAAATCTTCAACTCCCAGAGCAGGAACAATATTATCTCCAGAAATATTATTTCCAAAATATTTGGCAGCACTGGTCCTTAATTCTGAATATTCATTATCAGGGAATTGGGAATACATGGATTCCACCCGGGAAAAAATGTCCTCCAGACAGAGGTTGCAATCAGGGCGATCAAAGGGACTGCCCAGAGGATTGGATGTTGAACTAAAGTCAATTATAGCTGTTTCACTAATACCTTTTTCCAGAGCAATTTTGTGCCCATCTTCTAAAGGTTTCCTGATTGATTCAGCATCCTTTTTCCATAATCCATTACCAGACACGTTAATCGAAATGAACTAATGAATAGAACCTATATTAAATTAATCAAATTGAGTTTCCTATGCTCCAGAGTAATCTGCCTGTGGAAAACATCATCTAAAAATGTAAAGATAAAAATCTACCCTCGGTCATTTTCTGGCAAAGGTCAGATAACCGGTGTGGCCTACTCTTGCAGGTGCGGGCCTTGTGCCTCTTTCGGATACAGATAGCTCCCTTTCCAGGCATTCAAGGGTATGTACACTGTAAAATCCTGCTTCCACGGCTTCCAGGTATGCGGCTTTTGCCTGTTCAATGAAAGGTGAATAAACAACAAGGAAACCTCCGGCAAGCAGGCTAGAACAGGCATATTTGACAGATTCTGCCGAATCTTTAATGTCAAGTACTATAACATCGAAAAAATCACTGCCCTGTCTCATCACATCCACAATATCCCCGCAGCGGACTTCCACATTGGAAAGGCCGGCCATGGACAAATTGGTCCGGGCGTTCTTCACAAAATCCTCACGTATCTCATAGCTGATCACTTCCTTTGCTACAGAACCCAGATAAATGGCAAGCACACCGCTTCCTGTACCGGCTTCGAGGATCCTGTCAGAAGAATTTATACCTGCATGGGAAATAATCTGGCCCACATCCTTGGGCATGATAGGTGCCCCGGTGCGTTTTGCAAGCCTGAACATATCCGGGGCCCGGGGCCTGATGACAGAGAATTGCTGACCCATATGGGACACAATGGTACCACCGGGTTTTATACTCAGCAACTCGGCCGTTTCAACAATACCAAATTCGCAGTGGAACTGTTTACCCGAGACTGTGGTCAGGTATTCCCGGAATTTGTCTTTATGACGGGTGCGTAAAA from Methanohalophilus halophilus includes these protein-coding regions:
- a CDS encoding cobalamin biosynthesis protein, translated to MMDFIFTGYMHMIYVLLFAVLIDLAVGEPPARLHPVVWIGTLIGIFKRHIPSSGRKAYGVFMALSCIFFASLIAYIVLLVSSQSLVPELVGIVIEAYFLKSTFAIRRLLFAGEEVASSLEVGALEEARRQLSMYVSRDTSKLSGSHVSSAAIETVSENYVDSILSPLLYYSVAGPFGLIAAYAFKAVSTLDSMVGYRDEAHREVGFFSAKLDDVLNWIPARISLFFIWIAALFLNILPKTMSFDPSGACSCSTNDCKLPDSPNSGYPMAAVAGAVGVKLEKPGVYVLGQGLASPGAESIKRANRLVEGAALISIACFSLVIYVLSNFIWKFT
- the cobS gene encoding adenosylcobinamide-GDP ribazoletransferase, producing the protein MSGFLLAVRTGFGFLSTIPVGITMEGLDELVKRSYLFVFTGIILGLLIGIFTGIVEYVFPANISAALVIVFIYYLTGLNHLDGLSDFGDGCTAHGSLEKKIKALKDMSLGIGGVAYCVIGLILLYASISSLQQQVYMTGTISSLPQWTILPLSLLVAEVGAKQGMLTIAAFGKSIHEGLGSMVIDTTHGGKYLAGLVMGGIVSVLGLGIIGLIGFVAAILGAFGVLNVSNRHFGGVNGDCIGTANEIARLTSLIAITLVLFAINAGYGGLSWMLL
- a CDS encoding NTP transferase domain-containing protein, producing the protein MDAFIMAGGQGLRLGMGEKPCVDLLGKPMICYVVDALEESESIGDVYVTVSPFTPHTEKVVQNCYGGNVKTIDTAGDNYVGDMVYAVEQAKVAEPLMVIMSDLPLITAGLLDSIVEEYYRCGKPSMSVFIPLSLCKKVGLRPDTVFNWSGNLIVPTGINILDGSKIREEQEYYNYLLEDPEVALNVNTAEDLQRCTDILEKRQNK
- a CDS encoding aminotransferase class I/II-fold pyridoxal phosphate-dependent enzyme, translating into MSGNGLWKKDAESIRKPLEDGHKIALEKGISETAIIDFSSTSNPLGSPFDRPDCNLCLEDIFSRVESMYSQFPDNEYSELRTSAAKYFGNNISGDNIVPALGVEDLIRMVFSSVIETGDTVLLNRSQNPANEKHCIISGGEVNYVFEEDLKNISSVLLSKAKIFLLTNPDNLSGQLYSKTDLISLMQRCNDHSTLLVVDESLLDLTDVSATLVDEVPSVTNLLVIRFLKDTFSLPAAGIACGITGVDFATILNRVRNCCNIGPMDEAVAMSLLDMPSDIANGYLTASRQFVRENRRYLMERLGKVRRFKTHESNTSFVLVDISAASLDSVELTHRLAEKGLLVRDCSDFYSMDRNFIRVSVRPKEDTDRLVEAIGTVVVDSARDSAMENLNQILDEEPVRPLGANRACPYYPCHFKGQDCTFCFCPFYPCKDERTGGRWICRSSGGKVWSCEKCGLVHRKQNVQNLLDVLKGEGEIEGKLKKAWDEVMEPLL
- the cobZ gene encoding alpha-ribazole phosphatase CobZ; translation: MKLSDVESRNTKGEQPEEADTGYTYDIMDILKEEGITEEVLVEASMGLYTPHPGIETREKAEALFIRELRLALSDPNLCMLIYSGILLEREGRNGTLPNISRDSYERDLTFLIADEVLGMSISKYISGDKGMFEFVRFDKQKPGILAELGPFMDDVIGGLIGGVSANMYTRGMAEIDNSKKEDDEKPGGGVIAG
- a CDS encoding tRNA (adenine-N1)-methyltransferase: MKENETVLLRTRHKDKFREYLTTVSGKQFHCEFGIVETAELLSIKPGGTIVSHMGQQFSVIRPRAPDMFRLAKRTGAPIMPKDVGQIISHAGINSSDRILEAGTGSGVLAIYLGSVAKEVISYEIREDFVKNARTNLSMAGLSNVEVRCGDIVDVMRQGSDFFDVIVLDIKDSAESVKYACSSLLAGGFLVVYSPFIEQAKAAYLEAVEAGFYSVHTLECLERELSVSERGTRPAPARVGHTGYLTFARK
- the radB gene encoding DNA repair and recombination protein RadB; the encoded protein is MYTITDLLTSGCKPIDELLGGGFEQGVVTQIYGESGSGKTNLCLQLAVHCVKGEKKAILVDTEAISPERFRQIAGENAREIAQNIIIYEPHSFEEQYSAIHEIEKISAQNIGLIIVDSATAYYRFGLEDEEKSIRTRRELANQIGYLHGLARKRGIVVVITNQVYSDIGTGKLKPVGGSTVEHMSKTIIQLERTGENKRKANLLKHRSRPEGLSREFIITEEGLK
- a CDS encoding RAD55 family ATPase, giving the protein MEETTIPERVSTGIKGLDEMLKGGYFKGTANVVSGKSGTGKTIFGSQFIYEGAKNGEKVMCIITSEESKSIVREMKASFDWDFKKLEDDGLLSFVDITDPGLRLQKSVEIAPSELIKSFKKLIESKIDDVQPQRVFIDSIEALFLAIDSNYKLRTLIDDVFGVLRSRDVTSVISVGKMFGLDEMVEYGADSVIKLERVRVGNNLQRTIFVMKLRGSSTINEVRVLNISDNGMSVLAQSPYLE